A window of the Candidatus Neomarinimicrobiota bacterium genome harbors these coding sequences:
- a CDS encoding SLBB domain-containing protein, whose product MISGVLPYVFLLTMGIFLLPVAVHQQVPGQVQEELERQGMTIEEARQRARQLGIDLSNPQQATQRARELGIPESRIQQMLDAYQSASPEQRQSQQDMFFRDDTTVWEDTTALADTTAMAQDTTKDTTRRAVDSLPYFGYNLFKKVPDAFKPTATGPVDDGYLVGPQDELRLVVWGSAEFQYDLPVDKEGRIYIPNVGQFTVAGKQLSTLREEIRQWLSRSYAGLTANPPTAYMDLTVTRLRPIKVYVLGEVKQPGGYTISSNSTVFNVLYSVGGPLRQGSLRQISVIRDGKVAATVDMYGYLLNGYEPSDLRLQNNDRVFVPPRGKTVAVRGQVKRPAYYEMLADETFKDLVDYAGGLTAEAYAGRFHVTRIIPLAERENPSVAREVLDFSLTKVLSGEKDVSLADGDHVSIFSILKSYQNRVFVSGAVYQPGQYELSDSVRTIRQLILRADSVRPDAYLEKADLIRVNRDSTERQISLNLNLAFEDHPRHNLPLLPDDSLRVYSRTDLDTIRQVAISGQVRNPGVFTLRDSMTVYDLLFRGEGLLDEEYLKTVYLPRADLFRQTPDGRREIVVPFNLEEALNGDGLAEERLQPHDEIRVYPRKVEERVSEKFVNISGSVKNPGQYRLQENMTLEDLIFRAGGFTEDSYLEQVEISRLLEPEAQDAQSRAKTLTIQLLPEVMRDSTISFGIDDTTLALSNARTFSMHHRDRVYVRRDPNFKPQKVVTVSGEVQYPGDYTLREENELLSQVLRRAGGLRTTAYPKGGRLVRKGQNVITRIDRALEGEERADVILQPGDEVIIPPQPNTVSVQGNVANPGLIKFEEGRRLWFYLDRAGGVGDRVEHVYITQASGATFEVDPRWYWLDPNPKVDDGAIIRVTEAPEREREPFNLGQTLTDISQIISTTLTILVLASRL is encoded by the coding sequence ATGATCAGCGGGGTACTGCCATACGTTTTTCTCCTGACAATGGGCATATTCCTCCTCCCGGTTGCGGTTCATCAACAGGTGCCGGGACAGGTGCAGGAAGAACTGGAACGGCAGGGGATGACCATCGAGGAGGCCCGGCAGCGGGCACGACAGCTGGGCATCGATCTGTCCAACCCCCAGCAGGCAACACAGCGTGCGCGGGAATTGGGCATCCCGGAATCCAGAATTCAGCAGATGCTGGACGCCTATCAAAGTGCGTCGCCGGAGCAACGGCAGTCGCAGCAGGATATGTTCTTCCGGGATGATACGACCGTTTGGGAGGATACAACGGCGTTGGCAGATACGACCGCCATGGCGCAGGATACCACCAAAGATACCACCCGTCGCGCGGTCGACAGTCTCCCGTATTTTGGATATAATTTATTTAAAAAGGTGCCTGACGCCTTTAAACCGACTGCGACTGGCCCGGTGGACGATGGGTATTTAGTTGGCCCGCAGGATGAGCTCCGGTTGGTGGTGTGGGGATCTGCGGAGTTTCAGTATGACCTGCCGGTAGACAAGGAAGGAAGAATTTATATCCCCAACGTGGGGCAGTTCACTGTCGCCGGGAAACAGTTGAGTACGCTGAGAGAAGAAATCAGACAGTGGCTATCCCGGAGTTATGCGGGACTTACGGCGAATCCGCCCACCGCTTATATGGATCTGACGGTCACCCGGCTTCGTCCTATTAAAGTGTATGTTTTGGGAGAAGTAAAACAACCGGGTGGTTATACCATCAGCAGTAATTCTACGGTATTTAATGTCCTCTATAGCGTGGGAGGGCCTCTCCGCCAGGGAAGTTTGCGTCAGATCAGTGTGATCCGGGATGGAAAAGTTGCGGCGACTGTCGATATGTACGGGTACCTGTTGAACGGGTACGAGCCCAGCGACCTCCGCCTGCAGAATAACGATCGGGTATTCGTGCCGCCCCGGGGCAAGACGGTTGCCGTTCGGGGACAAGTGAAACGTCCCGCATACTACGAGATGCTGGCGGATGAAACGTTTAAGGATCTGGTTGATTACGCCGGCGGGCTTACGGCGGAGGCGTATGCCGGACGCTTCCACGTGACCAGGATTATCCCCCTCGCTGAACGGGAAAACCCGTCGGTTGCCAGGGAGGTTTTGGACTTCAGCCTGACGAAGGTGCTGAGCGGTGAAAAGGATGTGAGTTTGGCCGATGGAGACCATGTCAGTATTTTCTCCATATTGAAGTCGTATCAAAACCGGGTATTTGTCAGCGGGGCGGTATACCAGCCGGGACAGTATGAGCTCAGCGACTCGGTTCGTACAATCCGTCAGCTAATTCTTCGGGCAGATAGCGTCCGCCCGGATGCCTATCTGGAAAAGGCTGATCTTATCCGGGTCAACAGGGATAGCACGGAACGGCAAATTTCTTTAAACCTCAATTTGGCATTTGAAGATCATCCCAGGCATAACCTCCCCCTGTTGCCTGATGATAGCCTGCGGGTGTATTCCCGGACGGATCTGGATACGATCAGACAGGTGGCTATCAGCGGGCAGGTTCGCAATCCCGGCGTATTTACCCTCCGGGACAGTATGACCGTGTATGACCTCTTGTTTAGAGGCGAGGGACTGCTTGACGAGGAGTATCTCAAGACGGTTTATCTGCCCCGGGCCGACCTCTTCCGGCAAACACCGGATGGCCGGCGGGAGATTGTGGTACCGTTTAACCTGGAGGAGGCTCTGAACGGTGACGGATTGGCGGAAGAGCGGTTACAACCACATGACGAAATCCGGGTTTATCCCCGCAAGGTGGAAGAGCGGGTTTCGGAAAAGTTTGTCAATATCAGTGGATCGGTCAAAAATCCCGGACAGTATCGTCTCCAGGAAAATATGACGCTGGAGGACCTTATCTTCAGGGCGGGTGGTTTCACCGAGGATTCGTATCTGGAGCAGGTGGAAATCTCCAGGCTCCTTGAGCCGGAAGCACAGGATGCCCAATCGAGAGCTAAAACCCTGACCATTCAGCTGCTACCTGAAGTGATGAGGGATTCGACTATTTCATTTGGAATTGATGATACGACACTGGCGCTCAGTAATGCCCGGACCTTTTCTATGCATCACCGGGACCGGGTTTATGTTCGTCGTGATCCGAATTTTAAACCCCAGAAGGTTGTTACTGTCAGCGGCGAGGTGCAATATCCTGGAGATTATACCCTGCGGGAGGAGAATGAACTGCTCTCCCAGGTATTGCGGCGTGCCGGAGGATTACGCACTACCGCCTATCCCAAGGGAGGCCGCCTGGTCCGGAAAGGGCAGAACGTGATCACCCGGATTGACCGGGCGCTGGAGGGCGAAGAACGGGCAGACGTCATCCTGCAGCCGGGAGATGAAGTTATTATACCACCCCAGCCGAACACTGTCTCCGTGCAAGGCAACGTAGCCAATCCCGGCCTTATCAAGTTCGAGGAAGGCCGGCGGCTCTGGTTTTATCTGGATCGCGCCGGCGGTGTTGGCGACCGGGTGGAACATGTGTACATCACACAAGCATCCGGAGCTACATTTGAAGTGGATCCGCGGTGGTACTGGCTTGATCCGAATCCCAAGGTGGATGACGGAGCGATCATCCGGGTGACCGAGGCACCGGAGCGCGAACGGGAGCCGTTCAACCTGGGACAAACACTGACCGATATCTCGCAAATTATTTCGACAACGCTGACGATACTAGTGTTAGCGAGTCGGTTGTGA
- the wecB gene encoding UDP-N-acetylglucosamine 2-epimerase (non-hydrolyzing): protein MKIDLIVGARPNFMKAAPLYHALQNHPELFEVRLIHTGQHYDRKMSRIFFEELGLPKPDVYLGVGSGSHAEQTGAVMTEYEKLLIDDPVDLVLVVGDVNSTLACSLVAKKLHIKLGHIEAGLRSFDRRMPEEINRLVTDSVADYLFTTSRDADEHLKKEGHSENSIFFVGNLMIDSLEEFLPRADCSNLLDSLEIESGEYGLITLHRPSNVDDEEIFTGILEAFQEIQGELPLIFPAHPRTKQRIHELTASGALESMPGLHIIDPVGYLEFIGLERDAKIILTDSGGIQEESTVLGVPCLTLRENTERPVTVEVGTNRLVHPAKDEILDAVRAALDAAESSGEIPEYWDGHAAGRIVDILIEVNALIDESNASTLNS, encoded by the coding sequence GTGAAAATTGATTTGATAGTCGGGGCCCGGCCGAATTTTATGAAGGCGGCACCCCTGTACCATGCTCTACAAAATCATCCAGAGTTGTTTGAGGTCAGATTAATCCATACCGGCCAGCATTACGACCGGAAAATGTCACGTATTTTCTTTGAGGAACTGGGCCTGCCAAAGCCGGATGTTTATCTTGGCGTCGGATCGGGGTCGCATGCCGAGCAGACCGGGGCGGTGATGACCGAGTACGAAAAGCTGCTCATAGACGATCCGGTGGATCTGGTCCTCGTGGTTGGCGATGTGAATTCCACCCTGGCCTGTTCACTCGTTGCAAAGAAGTTACATATTAAACTGGGACATATCGAAGCCGGGCTCAGGAGTTTCGACCGAAGAATGCCGGAGGAGATCAACCGGCTGGTGACGGACAGCGTTGCGGACTACCTGTTTACCACCAGCAGGGATGCGGATGAGCATCTGAAAAAGGAAGGGCACAGCGAGAATTCTATATTTTTCGTCGGCAACCTGATGATCGATTCGCTGGAGGAATTCCTCCCCCGGGCGGACTGTTCGAACCTCCTTGATTCTCTGGAAATTGAATCCGGCGAATACGGGCTGATTACGCTGCACCGGCCTTCGAACGTGGACGATGAGGAGATTTTTACCGGAATCCTGGAAGCCTTTCAGGAGATTCAGGGTGAGTTGCCGCTGATTTTTCCCGCCCATCCCAGGACAAAGCAACGGATACACGAACTGACTGCATCCGGTGCGCTGGAATCAATGCCCGGCTTGCATATTATTGATCCGGTGGGCTACCTGGAGTTTATTGGTTTAGAACGTGACGCGAAAATTATTTTAACGGACTCAGGCGGAATCCAGGAGGAGTCCACGGTGCTCGGCGTACCGTGTCTGACGCTCCGGGAGAACACGGAGCGGCCGGTGACGGTTGAGGTTGGGACGAATCGACTGGTGCATCCGGCCAAAGATGAAATTCTTGACGCGGTTCGAGCGGCCCTTGACGCAGCAGAGAGCTCCGGTGAGATTCCGGAATATTGGGACGGGCACGCTGCCGGACGCATCGTTGACATTTTAATTGAAGTGAATGCATTAATAGATGAGAGTAACGCAAGTACATTAAACTCATAG
- the ribA gene encoding GTP cyclohydrolase II produces the protein MTLTKEITVDLPTREGEFRLSLYSNDVDSREHLALVTGDIHGRENVLTRIHSECLTGDTLGSLRCDCQDQLQLAMQRLSNEGAGVLIYLRQEGRGIGLLNKLKTYNLQDEGYDTVEANREIGRGDDERSYDIAGSILQDLGVRSVRLMTNNPEKIRGIEKAGIPVAERVPHQIDATDRNRNYLRAKQERLNHLLEISSTPSTAWKSTGVERILHEIRQMLDQHLKNSASDYPARTLSFAQSLDGSIAATAGEQLTISGQQSLELSHGLRAMHDVILIGVGTVTADNPQLTVRLREGENPVPVIVDSNLSIPPDSQVLNDNSRTPIVATTDEAPTASLEKLQKLGVRVEQMPATDDGTVDLAALMRFLKSEGYRHVMVEGGSGIITSCLNRRLVDIMVLTVAPQLLGGFRGIGDLRITDPENPPQLNNIHHRQLGKDLIVWGNVCWNTR, from the coding sequence ATGACACTCACGAAAGAAATTACGGTTGATCTTCCCACCAGGGAAGGTGAATTCCGGCTAAGCCTCTATTCCAATGATGTGGATAGCCGGGAACACCTGGCCCTGGTAACTGGCGATATCCATGGCCGGGAGAATGTGCTGACCCGCATCCATTCCGAGTGTCTCACCGGGGATACGCTGGGATCGCTGCGGTGCGACTGCCAGGATCAGCTCCAACTGGCAATGCAGCGACTTTCCAATGAAGGGGCTGGCGTATTGATTTATTTACGGCAAGAAGGCCGTGGCATCGGCCTCCTGAATAAGCTCAAAACCTACAACCTCCAGGACGAAGGCTATGATACGGTCGAGGCCAACCGCGAAATCGGCCGGGGAGACGATGAACGCTCCTACGACATTGCCGGCAGCATTTTGCAGGATCTCGGCGTCCGTTCAGTCCGCCTGATGACCAATAATCCGGAAAAAATCCGCGGAATTGAAAAGGCCGGTATTCCGGTAGCCGAGCGTGTCCCGCACCAAATCGACGCGACGGATCGAAATCGGAACTACCTGAGGGCTAAGCAGGAGCGACTGAATCATCTGCTGGAGATTTCGTCGACGCCATCAACTGCATGGAAATCGACCGGCGTAGAACGAATTCTTCACGAAATCCGGCAGATGCTTGACCAACACCTAAAAAACAGCGCTTCGGATTACCCGGCCCGGACGCTCAGCTTTGCCCAGAGCCTGGACGGCAGTATCGCAGCGACGGCAGGCGAGCAGCTGACCATCAGCGGGCAACAATCGCTGGAACTCTCGCACGGACTCCGTGCCATGCACGATGTCATTTTAATAGGTGTGGGAACGGTCACCGCCGATAATCCGCAGTTGACCGTCCGGCTGCGCGAGGGGGAGAACCCGGTCCCGGTCATCGTGGACAGCAACCTGAGTATTCCGCCGGACTCCCAGGTGCTGAATGACAATTCACGGACGCCAATAGTTGCGACTACGGATGAAGCGCCTACAGCATCGCTGGAAAAACTGCAAAAATTGGGGGTACGGGTAGAACAGATGCCTGCCACAGACGATGGCACGGTCGATCTCGCAGCACTGATGCGGTTCCTCAAATCCGAGGGGTATCGGCATGTCATGGTGGAAGGCGGCTCAGGGATCATCACCAGTTGCCTGAACCGAAGACTGGTCGACATCATGGTGCTCACCGTGGCTCCGCAACTCCTTGGCGGATTCAGGGGGATCGGCGATCTCCGGATCACCGATCCTGAAAATCCGCCACAACTCAACAACATTCATCATCGTCAACTTGGTAAGGATTTAATCGTATGGGGAAACGTCTGCTGGAATACCCGATAA